GGCGGTGTCCCACGTGGTGCGGCGGTCGGCTGTGGTCATGTGCGCTCTCCCGCCACCGCGGTCAGCCGGGAGCCTCCGCAGTCCAGCTCCATCGCCCGTGCGGGGCGCGAGGACCGCCACCCGGCCAGGGCGGCGAACGGTGCGGTCACATCCGTGCCCCGGCCGCCCGTCGAGCTCGCCGTGTCGTCCCGGCGGACGGCCGGGTGGCCGCCGCCGGGGCGCCAGCCGGTCACCCCGCCCCAGCCGCCGACCGTCCCGCCGCCGCCGAGAATCGCGGCGGCGGTGGTCAGCAGCGGTACTGACTCGTCGTCGACCGTCGCGGGCTGCGGCCAGTGCGCGGCGGCCACCAACACGCTGCGGCAGCGCCCGGAACGCACCATCAGCGCCGCGTAGCCGAGCGCGTCGACGCCGGCGGCGGCGCCGGTGAGCGTCACCGCGCAGCCGTCGAGCCGCAGGGCGATGCACAGTTCACCGGTGAGCGTGTGCGGCGAGTAGTGCAGAAAGCACTCCGGCGCCAGCCAGCGCGGGCCCGGTCCCGCCAGTACCTGGGCTATGTAGGTACCGGTCGCGGCAGTGGCGCCGTCGGACGCGGTCACGCACCCCATGTTCCGTACCTCGTCGGGGGAGAGCCCCGCCTCGGCGACAGCGGCCTCGGCGGTGGCCAGCAGAGCGGGGCGCAGCAGGTCCCGCACGGCGAGCGGCATACGGGGCAACTCCTCGGCGCTCCGCGGCAGTCGGGGAACGGGCTGTGGCTCGGAGCGCACGGCGAGCCCAGCGAGGCGCACGTGCGTCGTGGCGGGGCCCGGCACGGAGCCGCCGCTCACGAAGAGGCCGGTCGCGGGGGAGTCAGTCACGGCTGAACACCACCGCCACGTTGGAACCGCCGAGTCCGCACGAGATCGTCATGCCCACCGACGGCGGTGCCTCCGGCGCGCGGTCACCGAGGTTCAGATGGTCCCAGCGCGGATCACGGTCCTCCAGGCCCAGAGTGGGCAGGACGTCGCCGCGCGCCAGCGTGAGTACGGTCATGATCGCCTCCACGGTGCCTGCGGCCCCCTGGCAGTGGCCCAGGGCGGCCTTGGTGCTCACCACCGGAACCTTCGGTAACCGGTCGCCCAACACCTCGTCGAGCGCGCGGAGTTCGGCGATGTCGCCGTGCCGGGTACCGGCCGCGTGCGCGTTGACGTAGTCGAGCAGGCCCGGTTCGGTGCGGGCGTCGGCGAGCGCGCGCCGGACGGCCTTGGTGACGCCCTCGTAGTCCGGACGCGCGGCCTGACTCGCCTCGTTGCTGCTGCCCCAGCCCCGCAACCGGGCGTAGCCGGCGCCGTTGGTGGCCGCCGTGGCCCGTTCCAGGACCATCGCGGCGCCGCACTCGGAGATCCGGATGCCGGCGCGGCGGGTGCTGAACGGGCGGCAGCCGCGCGGACTCAGGGTCCGCAGCGAGGCGAGCCCGTGGAAAGCGGTCTCGGTGACGGTGTCCACGCCGCACACCACGACCCGCTCCACGACGCCGTCCCGCAGCAGATCGGCCGCCACCCCCGACGCGGTGGCCCCGGCGGCGCTGGCATTGCCGACCTGGACGACGGGGCCGTCGACGACGGGGGCTCCGTAGGGTTCCCAGCCGGCGTTCGGATGGCTCCTGCCGCCCTCGGACCAGGCCCGCCACACCTCGGTGCCGGGGCAGCCGCCGCTGTCGGTGGAGGCCAGGACCAGCGCGGTCGGCACCTCGCGTACGCCGGTGCGTTCCCGCGCGTCGGCGAGTGCGGCCGTGACGGCGCGGTGCAGCAGGTACGGCAGTCTGGCCGCCTCGCCGGGGACGGGCGCACCGGGCTCCGCCGGCACGAAGCCGGCGATCCGTGTACCGGTG
This sequence is a window from Streptomyces parvus. Protein-coding genes within it:
- a CDS encoding beta-ketoacyl synthase N-terminal-like domain-containing protein, which produces MSTAGARAARAASVGVAETGADADRAPVVTGLGVLSPGGVGVEALWRVCRTGEGEFREVTHFDVSRTGTRIAGFVPAEPGAPVPGEAARLPYLLHRAVTAALADARERTGVREVPTALVLASTDSGGCPGTEVWRAWSEGGRSHPNAGWEPYGAPVVDGPVVQVGNASAAGATASGVAADLLRDGVVERVVVCGVDTVTETAFHGLASLRTLSPRGCRPFSTRRAGIRISECGAAMVLERATAATNGAGYARLRGWGSSNEASQAARPDYEGVTKAVRRALADARTEPGLLDYVNAHAAGTRHGDIAELRALDEVLGDRLPKVPVVSTKAALGHCQGAAGTVEAIMTVLTLARGDVLPTLGLEDRDPRWDHLNLGDRAPEAPPSVGMTISCGLGGSNVAVVFSRD